A genome region from Flavobacteriales bacterium includes the following:
- a CDS encoding sulfatase-like hydrolase/transferase codes for MLTGRNHHLNGMAAITETADGYPGSNGNVPDDCAAFAEIIRENGYSTFWPGKNHNVPETDVAPGGSRASWPTSIGFDRFYGFIGGETNNWYPDFVRDNSFIEPPYGPEEGYHLSKNPADQAIQMLRDQKSTNPSKPWYMWFCPGANHAPHHAPEECIAKYEGMFDDGYDAYRDWVVERMIERGILPEGSVNTEMNPMPEDMANPADYVRPWESLNDDEKKLFSRMAEVYAGFSEYTDVQIGRVIDYLEETNQLENTIVIYAADNGASGEGSPNGSVNENKFFNGYPDELSENLKYMEVLGGPETYNHFPTGRASAFSAPFKMFKRYSNYAGGTNDPLVISWLAGIKARGEIRHQYHHSVDTVPTLLEVCGIDMPEVFNGVEHPPFQESPWPILLMRNPRLQPKKKPSTTLCWECAVYGTTAGKPLPCMLL; via the coding sequence ATTTTAACGGGTCGCAACCACCACCTCAACGGTATGGCCGCCATTACGGAAACAGCCGACGGTTATCCGGGGTCTAACGGGAATGTGCCCGATGACTGCGCAGCCTTTGCAGAGATCATTCGCGAAAATGGATACAGTACTTTTTGGCCGGGTAAAAACCACAACGTTCCTGAAACGGACGTGGCCCCCGGAGGAAGCAGAGCCAGTTGGCCCACTTCGATCGGATTCGATCGTTTTTATGGCTTCATCGGAGGAGAAACCAATAACTGGTATCCGGATTTCGTTCGCGACAATAGCTTCATAGAGCCCCCTTACGGCCCGGAAGAAGGGTACCACTTGAGTAAGAACCCGGCCGATCAGGCGATCCAAATGTTGCGCGATCAAAAATCGACCAACCCATCAAAGCCATGGTACATGTGGTTTTGCCCCGGAGCGAATCACGCGCCCCATCACGCACCTGAAGAATGTATCGCCAAGTACGAGGGTATGTTCGACGACGGTTACGATGCCTACCGCGATTGGGTAGTCGAGCGCATGATCGAACGCGGCATATTGCCCGAGGGTTCGGTGAATACCGAAATGAACCCGATGCCTGAAGACATGGCTAATCCGGCCGATTACGTTCGCCCGTGGGAATCACTCAACGACGACGAGAAAAAGCTCTTTTCGCGTATGGCCGAGGTTTACGCTGGGTTTTCGGAGTACACCGATGTTCAGATCGGTCGTGTGATCGACTACCTCGAAGAAACGAATCAACTCGAAAATACCATTGTCATTTATGCGGCTGATAACGGCGCCTCCGGTGAAGGGTCACCAAACGGTTCTGTGAATGAGAACAAGTTCTTCAACGGATATCCGGATGAATTAAGCGAGAACCTCAAGTATATGGAAGTGCTGGGCGGCCCCGAGACCTACAACCACTTTCCGACTGGCCGGGCTTCTGCTTTCAGCGCACCTTTCAAGATGTTCAAGCGCTATTCTAATTACGCGGGCGGAACCAATGATCCGCTCGTGATTTCTTGGCTGGCCGGAATCAAGGCACGGGGCGAAATTCGCCACCAGTATCACCACAGTGTAGACACTGTACCGACCCTCCTCGAAGTTTGCGGTATCGATATGCCAGAGGTTTTTAATGGCGTTGAGCACCCCCCCTTTCAGGAGTCTCCATGGCCTATACTTTTGATGCGGAACCCGAGGCTCCAACCCAAAAAGAAACCCAGTACTACACTATGTTGGGAATGCGCGGTATATGGCACAACGGCTGGGAAGCCGTTGCCGTGCATGCTCCTCTGA
- a CDS encoding sigma-70 family RNA polymerase sigma factor, with the protein MHQPDSHENENELIALARSGDEQAKAHLVQRFWEPLYRHLQSRTQCPEDAEDATIMAFTKALQGLSSYDDQHAFSTWLFRIGQNSLTDLHRAQKGVVVRFDDERIGDTLRWVLLGRPAAGLSPEEELIRKQRHSAVREVINQLKPHYRQLVEMRYLQERSYEEISTELDMPLGSLKAKLSRARGLLESIFRSSSL; encoded by the coding sequence ATGCACCAACCTGATTCCCACGAAAACGAGAACGAACTCATCGCCCTGGCCCGGTCGGGCGACGAACAAGCCAAAGCACACTTGGTGCAACGATTCTGGGAGCCTCTTTACCGCCACCTGCAAAGCCGAACCCAGTGCCCGGAAGACGCCGAAGATGCTACCATTATGGCCTTTACCAAAGCATTACAAGGCCTTTCGAGTTACGACGATCAACACGCTTTTTCGACTTGGCTGTTTCGCATCGGTCAAAATAGTCTCACCGATCTGCACCGCGCCCAAAAAGGAGTGGTGGTCAGGTTCGACGACGAACGCATAGGCGATACTTTGCGGTGGGTTTTATTGGGGCGGCCTGCGGCCGGATTATCCCCTGAAGAGGAATTGATAAGAAAACAGCGTCACAGCGCTGTGCGCGAAGTGATAAATCAGCTGAAACCGCATTATCGCCAACTCGTTGAGATGCGCTACCTGCAAGAGCGGTCTTACGAAGAGATCAGCACTGAACTCGATATGCCTCTGGGCAGCCTGAAGGCGAAATTGTCGCGCGCACGTGGACTCCTTGAGAGTATATTTCGATCTTCGTCTTTGTGA
- the rsmG gene encoding 16S rRNA (guanine(527)-N(7))-methyltransferase RsmG, translated as MFHYFPEVDSDQHSKIGQLLALYLEWNAQINVISRKDTEHFYERHVLHSLGIAKVLKFNPGAKVLDVGTGGGFPGIPLAIMFPDTEFRLVDSIGKKIKVVNAIADEFELANVTAVHQRAEKVKDKFDFVVSRAVTRMDAFVPWVRKKILAESKHQLANGILYLKGGDLSEELAPFPKATLTPLSSFFSEEFFETKQVVHLPVGH; from the coding sequence ATTTTTCATTATTTCCCGGAAGTCGATAGCGATCAGCACTCAAAGATCGGCCAGCTTTTGGCTCTTTACCTAGAGTGGAACGCCCAGATCAACGTGATCTCGCGCAAGGATACCGAGCACTTTTACGAACGCCACGTGCTGCATTCGCTGGGAATCGCCAAAGTGCTAAAATTCAACCCCGGAGCTAAGGTGCTCGACGTAGGCACGGGTGGGGGCTTCCCGGGAATTCCACTGGCCATTATGTTCCCCGATACCGAGTTTCGATTGGTCGACTCGATCGGTAAAAAGATCAAGGTAGTGAATGCGATCGCCGATGAGTTCGAGCTTGCGAACGTGACCGCCGTGCATCAACGGGCCGAAAAGGTCAAGGATAAATTCGATTTTGTGGTGAGCAGAGCCGTAACCCGCATGGATGCCTTTGTGCCGTGGGTGCGGAAAAAGATTCTGGCCGAAAGCAAACACCAACTAGCCAACGGCATTCTCTACCTCAAAGGCGGCGACCTTAGCGAAGAGCTGGCTCCTTTTCCAAAGGCCACGCTAACGCCCTTGAGCTCCTTTTTTTCCGAGGAGTTCTTTGAAACCAAGCAAGTTGTTCATCTGCCCGTAGGGCATTAA